Proteins encoded in a region of the Flavobacteriaceae bacterium HL-DH10 genome:
- a CDS encoding nicotinic acid mononucleotide adenyltransferase — MKKFILFFAFLITVVSFGQQKRDLKLNKETNLIDVVYYHDNGEVSQTGSYTTDGKLQGKWLSFNAEGKKTISGNYDNGKKVGKWFYYTNETIKEVDYNANVIAGLKETDAKGGNDF, encoded by the coding sequence ATGAAGAAGTTTATTTTATTTTTTGCCTTTTTAATTACTGTGGTATCTTTTGGTCAACAAAAGAGAGATTTAAAACTTAATAAAGAAACCAATTTAATTGATGTTGTTTATTATCATGACAATGGAGAAGTAAGCCAAACAGGGTCTTACACTACAGATGGTAAATTACAAGGTAAATGGTTAAGTTTTAACGCAGAAGGTAAAAAAACAATTTCGGGAAATTATGATAATGGAAAAAAAGTCGGCAAGTGGTTTTATTATACTAATGAAACTATTAAAGAAGTAGATTATAATGCCAATGTTATTGCTGGTTTAAAAGAAACAGACGCTAAAGGCGGAAATGATTTTTAA
- a CDS encoding TonB-dependent receptor, protein MKKITLLLLFVSATISYAQNTGSVSGKLIDKEYNNEPLAFANVLIKGTTTGTTSDFDGLYTFENLNAGEYTLIFSFVGYETQEIPVTIIAGKITEVNVPMGASAASLDEVVITTTTKRESETALLLEQKKAVVIKESIGAERLSKIGVSDAASATTKISGVTKSEGSGDIYIRGLGDRYLSTTMNGLPIPSDDVNNKNINLNLFSTNMIENVGISKTYTTSSYADQTSGNVDITSKGYSKKGASINLNSGYNINVLGLDGSFKRSVATEDVTLGFHKKEYALVDLITRQSWDPLKEKNTGNYGISLSGAQKFNVLGKELKVFVAGSHSKTHQYQEGIFRSYRSNILDNEFTDTESFNTKTNTTGYVNLGLKLNDNHKLKISSLSVNTSNDNVYEQGRNGEGYVFDQDPQEDGAFVRDQNFKQTILLVNQIEGDHNITENNKLTWAAGYNYVLAQEPNRIRNEANILDANTVQYAHVGDFQQRKSNQKIEDTEYNAYINDAISFGTLDEDENHPFKLNFGADYRQKDRVFSSLFIGVRARGFQVPSIDQFSQTFTADNFDNGLVLRERDADRYEADLNIMAGYANLDFHFGAKFSGNAGVRFERDELNVLWDVANFVGRVGSIKKEYSELYPSLNLKYELNEKHAVRFASSLTQTLPEFKELAPFEYVSPTGRVTSGDPNLEKSDVFNADLKYEFFPSKGQLFSATAFYKDIKRPINLAQTRGSSGIFQYSNTGEKATVFGVELEARLGLIKNEDEEHILDFNTNITKMWFNQDLLEEFQYKNVTESDLQGASDLILNSSLSYNSQTKKEFNATLTGNYSSDKVFALGSPEDFSNSAVLYNDEIIEKGFFTLDLVVSKMLTEKLQLKLVGRNLLNPDIQQKQLIRDINTSVETNKVVLSYKKGAQLNLSLKYDF, encoded by the coding sequence ATGAAAAAAATCACACTATTGTTACTGTTTGTTTCGGCAACAATTTCATATGCTCAAAACACTGGTTCTGTGTCTGGTAAGTTAATCGACAAAGAATACAATAATGAACCTTTAGCATTTGCTAATGTTTTAATTAAAGGCACAACAACAGGAACAACTTCAGATTTTGATGGGTTATATACTTTTGAAAATCTTAACGCTGGAGAGTATACATTAATATTTAGCTTTGTAGGTTACGAAACTCAAGAAATACCTGTAACAATTATTGCTGGAAAAATAACAGAAGTAAATGTGCCAATGGGTGCAAGTGCAGCCTCTTTAGATGAAGTTGTAATTACAACTACAACAAAAAGAGAAAGTGAAACAGCTTTATTATTAGAACAGAAGAAAGCGGTAGTTATTAAAGAAAGTATTGGGGCAGAGCGTTTGTCTAAAATTGGTGTTTCTGATGCTGCATCTGCAACCACAAAAATTTCTGGTGTTACTAAAAGTGAAGGGTCTGGAGATATTTACATAAGAGGTTTAGGTGATAGATATTTATCAACTACAATGAACGGTTTACCAATACCTTCTGACGATGTAAATAATAAAAACATCAATCTTAATTTATTTTCAACGAATATGATTGAAAATGTTGGGATTAGTAAAACGTATACAACATCTAGCTACGCAGACCAAACATCAGGGAACGTTGATATTACTTCTAAAGGATATTCTAAAAAAGGAGCTTCTATTAATTTAAACTCTGGATACAACATCAATGTTTTAGGTTTAGATGGGTCTTTTAAAAGAAGTGTAGCAACAGAAGATGTAACTTTAGGCTTTCACAAAAAAGAATACGCCTTAGTAGACTTAATTACCAGACAAAGCTGGGATCCTCTTAAAGAAAAAAACACTGGAAATTACGGCATCTCACTTTCTGGAGCACAGAAGTTTAATGTACTAGGTAAAGAACTAAAAGTATTTGTTGCGGGTTCTCACTCTAAAACACACCAATATCAAGAAGGTATTTTTAGAAGTTACCGTTCAAACATCTTAGACAACGAATTTACAGATACCGAATCTTTTAATACCAAAACAAACACTACGGGTTATGTTAATTTAGGATTGAAGTTAAATGATAATCATAAACTTAAAATTAGTAGTTTATCTGTTAATACAAGTAACGATAATGTTTACGAACAAGGTAGAAATGGTGAAGGTTATGTATTCGATCAAGATCCGCAAGAAGATGGTGCTTTTGTAAGAGATCAAAATTTTAAACAAACTATTTTATTAGTAAATCAAATAGAAGGTGATCATAATATAACAGAAAACAATAAACTAACTTGGGCAGCTGGTTACAACTATGTTTTAGCTCAAGAACCAAATAGAATTAGAAACGAAGCAAACATATTGGATGCAAACACCGTACAATATGCCCACGTTGGAGATTTTCAACAAAGAAAGTCTAATCAAAAAATTGAAGACACAGAATACAATGCCTATATTAATGATGCGATTTCTTTCGGCACATTAGATGAGGATGAAAACCACCCATTCAAATTAAATTTTGGAGCAGACTATCGCCAAAAAGACCGTGTATTTAGTTCGTTATTTATTGGTGTAAGAGCAAGAGGTTTTCAAGTACCATCTATAGATCAATTTTCTCAAACTTTTACAGCAGACAATTTTGATAACGGTTTAGTTTTAAGAGAAAGAGATGCAGATAGATATGAAGCCGACTTAAACATTATGGCTGGTTACGCCAATTTAGATTTTCATTTTGGTGCAAAGTTTTCAGGTAATGCAGGTGTAAGATTTGAACGAGATGAATTAAACGTACTATGGGATGTTGCCAATTTTGTGGGGCGTGTAGGGTCTATCAAAAAAGAATATTCTGAACTTTACCCAAGTTTAAACTTAAAATATGAGTTAAACGAAAAGCATGCAGTTCGTTTTGCTTCAAGTTTAACACAAACCTTACCTGAGTTTAAAGAATTAGCACCATTTGAATATGTATCACCAACTGGTCGTGTTACTAGTGGAGATCCTAATTTAGAAAAGTCGGATGTTTTTAATGCCGATTTAAAGTATGAATTTTTTCCTAGCAAAGGTCAATTATTTTCTGCTACAGCTTTTTACAAAGACATTAAAAGACCTATTAACTTAGCACAAACCAGAGGCTCTTCAGGAATATTTCAATATTCAAATACTGGGGAAAAAGCTACTGTATTTGGTGTAGAATTAGAAGCAAGATTAGGGCTTATTAAAAATGAAGATGAAGAACATATTTTAGACTTCAACACCAACATAACCAAAATGTGGTTTAACCAAGATTTATTAGAAGAGTTTCAATATAAAAATGTAACAGAATCTGATTTACAAGGTGCTTCAGATTTAATTTTAAACAGTTCTTTAAGTTATAATAGTCAAACTAAAAAAGAATTTAATGCTACATTAACTGGAAATTATTCTTCTGATAAGGTTTTTGCCTTAGGATCTCCTGAAGATTTTAGTAACAGTGCTGTATTATATAATGATGAAATAATTGAAAAAGGCTTCTTTACTCTAGACTTAGTAGTAAGCAAAATGCTAACCGAAAAATTACAACTTAAATTAGTAGGTAGAAATTTACTAAATCCAGACATTCAACAAAAACAATTAATAAGAGATATTAATACAAGTGTTGAAACTAATAAAGTGGTTTTATCCTATAAAAAAGGAGCCCAATTAAATTTAAGTTTGAAGTACGATTTCTAA
- a CDS encoding carboxypeptidase-like regulatory domain-containing protein codes for MKHLIYISLFLFTIFSFGQNTGLIVGKVLDKEMNDSPLVLASVLVKGTSIKSDTDLTGLFVIENLEDGDYTLVCSFVGYESQEIDVHVDSNEPSEVKLSLAASSISLNDLALVMASADSDPKTTTAQ; via the coding sequence ATGAAACATTTAATATACATTTCTTTATTTCTTTTTACCATATTTTCCTTTGGGCAAAATACTGGATTAATTGTTGGTAAAGTGCTAGACAAAGAAATGAATGACTCGCCTTTAGTCCTTGCTAGTGTTTTAGTTAAAGGAACCTCTATAAAATCAGACACAGACTTAACTGGTTTATTTGTTATTGAAAACTTAGAAGATGGCGACTACACTCTAGTTTGCAGCTTTGTTGGGTATGAATCTCAAGAAATTGATGTTCATGTTGATTCTAACGAGCCTTCTGAAGTAAAATTATCTTTAGCTGCTAGCAGCATTTCTTTAAATGATTTAGCTCTAGTTATGGCTAGCGCAGATTCTGATCCTAAAACGACTACTGCTCAATAA
- the dgt gene encoding dNTP triphosphohydrolase has product MNWEQLLSLKRFGDTNKRIRKEQDETRLGFEVDYDRIIFSSEFRSLQDKTQVIPLSQTDFVHTRLTHSLEVSVVGRSLGRLVGKKLLEKHPHLQRVHGYQANDFGAIVAAAALAHDIGNPPFGHSGEKAIGEFFKTGEGSQYEEQLTAKEYQDLCDFEGNANGFKILTESRAGRIGGLRLSYATLGAFTKYPKESLPKKPTTHIADKKYGFFQSEKEAYKDIAKELGLLKRSDAAISYARHPLAFLVEAADDICYTIIDFEDGINLGLIQEEFALEYLSKIIRDTIKPENYYALSTKEDRIGYLRALAIGTLINEAVDIFMKHEDAILNDDFDCALLDKSKYEAQINDILKISIENIYQSTEVVDKEIAGYGVINTLLNTYTNAVNNCYNNTASNYDKLIIKGLPKSIKIENSSLYERLSSVCYYVSLLSDSKAILDYKKIKGISF; this is encoded by the coding sequence ATGAACTGGGAACAACTATTATCTTTAAAACGTTTTGGCGATACCAATAAACGTATACGAAAAGAGCAAGACGAAACACGTTTAGGATTTGAAGTTGATTACGATAGAATCATTTTTTCATCAGAATTTAGAAGTCTACAAGATAAAACGCAGGTTATCCCATTATCTCAAACCGATTTTGTGCATACGCGTTTAACTCATAGTTTAGAAGTTAGTGTCGTTGGTCGTTCATTAGGACGATTAGTTGGGAAAAAATTGTTAGAAAAACATCCACATTTGCAACGTGTTCATGGGTATCAAGCGAACGATTTTGGAGCTATTGTGGCAGCAGCGGCATTGGCACATGATATTGGAAACCCGCCTTTCGGGCACTCTGGAGAAAAAGCTATTGGCGAATTTTTTAAAACGGGAGAAGGAAGTCAATATGAAGAACAATTAACAGCAAAGGAATATCAAGATTTATGTGATTTTGAAGGGAATGCTAACGGATTTAAAATTTTAACAGAAAGTAGAGCTGGTAGAATTGGTGGCTTACGTTTAAGTTATGCAACACTAGGTGCCTTTACAAAGTACCCAAAAGAGTCGCTTCCTAAAAAACCAACAACACATATTGCCGACAAAAAATATGGTTTTTTTCAAAGTGAAAAAGAGGCTTATAAAGATATCGCTAAAGAATTAGGTTTATTAAAGCGAAGTGATGCAGCTATTAGTTACGCGCGTCATCCGCTCGCATTTTTAGTAGAAGCAGCCGACGATATTTGTTATACCATTATCGATTTTGAAGATGGTATTAATTTGGGGTTAATTCAAGAAGAGTTTGCTCTTGAATATTTGTCGAAAATAATAAGAGATACCATTAAACCAGAAAACTATTATGCCCTTTCAACTAAAGAAGACCGTATCGGGTATTTACGTGCTCTAGCCATTGGAACGCTTATTAACGAAGCAGTCGATATTTTTATGAAACATGAAGATGCTATCTTAAATGACGATTTCGATTGTGCTTTACTTGACAAAAGTAAATACGAAGCACAAATAAACGATATTCTAAAAATTAGTATAGAAAATATATATCAGTCTACTGAGGTTGTCGATAAGGAAATTGCAGGCTATGGTGTTATTAATACCTTGTTAAACACCTATACCAATGCTGTAAATAATTGTTATAATAATACGGCTTCCAATTACGATAAACTAATTATAAAGGGCTTACCGAAGTCAATAAAAATAGAAAATAGCAGTTTATACGAGCGATTATCTAGTGTGTGTTATTATGTGTCCTTGCTATCAGACAGTAAAGCAATTTTAGATTATAAGAAAATAAAAGGCATTAGTTTTTAG
- the dxs gene encoding 1-deoxy-D-xylulose-5-phosphate synthase — protein MQNSFLNTINSPKELRLLKQEDLPILAKELREFIINIVATKEGHLGASLGVVELTIALHYVFNTPDDQLIWDVGHQAYGHKILTGRKDDFHTNRQIGGISGFPKREESIYDAFGVGHASTSISAALGMAIASKLKGETEKQHIAVIGDASIAGGMAFEGLNHAGVTDANLLVILNDNAIGIDPSVGALKQYLTNVKKGTQKRNNIIKALNFDYSGPIDGHDIAKIISELERLKSIKGPKFLHIITTKGKGLKQAEEDQVKYHAPGKFNASTGDLISKSPSEFTKYQDVFGYTIVELAKQNKNIVGITPAMPTGSSLKYMMDDMPERAFDVGIAEQHAVTLAAGMTTQGLIPFCNIYSTFLQRAFDQIIHDVALQKLPVIFCLDRAGLVGEDGATHHGVYDLSYLRCIPNLIIFAPRNEVELRNIMYTAQLGLEQPIAIRYPRGKGVTTHWKQPFFKMDIGKGIQLKAGKNLAILSIGNMANNVSEAILNLDVSHYDMRFVKPLDELLLHTIFEKYSTIITVEDNSIKGGFGSAVLEFAAEHNYKNTIKTLGIPDKFIEHGKVSELQKLIGLDVESLINYFGKYARVRD, from the coding sequence GTGCAAAACTCATTTTTAAATACTATAAACTCTCCCAAAGAGCTTCGTCTTTTAAAACAAGAAGACTTACCTATACTTGCAAAAGAATTACGTGAGTTTATCATTAACATAGTTGCTACAAAAGAAGGCCATTTAGGTGCTAGTTTAGGTGTAGTTGAATTAACAATCGCTCTACATTATGTGTTTAACACCCCAGACGACCAACTTATTTGGGATGTGGGACATCAAGCTTACGGACATAAAATACTAACGGGCAGAAAAGATGATTTTCATACTAACAGACAAATAGGTGGCATAAGTGGTTTCCCTAAACGAGAGGAAAGCATTTATGATGCCTTTGGAGTTGGACATGCCTCTACATCTATTTCTGCAGCATTGGGTATGGCAATTGCTTCCAAATTAAAAGGTGAAACAGAAAAACAGCATATTGCTGTTATTGGTGATGCTAGTATTGCTGGCGGAATGGCTTTTGAAGGCCTAAACCATGCAGGAGTTACAGACGCCAACTTGTTAGTGATTTTAAATGATAACGCTATTGGTATCGATCCAAGTGTTGGTGCATTAAAACAATATTTAACTAATGTAAAAAAGGGCACTCAAAAAAGAAATAATATTATAAAAGCCCTAAATTTTGATTATTCAGGACCTATTGATGGCCATGATATTGCTAAAATTATTTCTGAACTTGAACGCTTAAAATCTATTAAAGGCCCTAAATTTTTACACATAATAACCACAAAAGGGAAAGGTTTAAAACAAGCTGAAGAAGACCAAGTTAAATACCATGCTCCAGGAAAATTTAATGCTTCTACAGGAGATCTTATTTCAAAATCGCCTTCAGAATTCACTAAATATCAAGATGTTTTTGGATATACTATTGTAGAACTTGCCAAACAAAATAAAAATATTGTTGGCATTACACCTGCTATGCCTACGGGAAGTTCGTTAAAATACATGATGGATGACATGCCAGAACGTGCTTTTGATGTTGGTATTGCCGAACAACACGCTGTAACATTGGCAGCGGGGATGACTACCCAAGGTTTAATTCCGTTTTGTAATATTTACTCAACCTTTTTACAACGTGCTTTCGATCAAATAATTCATGATGTTGCATTACAAAAACTACCTGTTATTTTTTGTTTAGACAGAGCTGGATTAGTTGGTGAAGATGGTGCAACACATCATGGTGTTTACGATTTAAGTTATTTAAGGTGCATTCCTAATCTGATTATTTTTGCTCCAAGAAATGAAGTTGAATTAAGAAACATCATGTACACAGCGCAATTAGGATTAGAACAACCAATTGCTATTCGTTACCCTAGAGGTAAAGGCGTTACAACACATTGGAAACAACCATTTTTTAAAATGGATATTGGTAAAGGCATTCAGCTTAAAGCTGGTAAAAATTTAGCTATTTTAAGTATTGGAAATATGGCTAACAATGTTTCGGAAGCTATTTTAAACCTGGATGTTTCTCATTACGACATGCGTTTTGTAAAACCTTTAGATGAACTTTTACTTCATACTATTTTTGAAAAATATAGCACGATTATTACCGTTGAAGACAATAGTATAAAAGGTGGTTTTGGAAGTGCTGTTTTAGAATTTGCTGCTGAACATAATTATAAAAACACCATAAAAACATTAGGGATTCCTGATAAATTTATAGAGCATGGTAAAGTTAGTGAACTTCAAAAACTGATTGGCCTGGATGTTGAAAGTTTAATAAACTACTTTGGCAAATACGCCCGCGTTAGGGATTGA
- a CDS encoding nucleoside deaminase, whose amino-acid sequence MIEPFDDTYFMKRALQEAEIAFEKGEIPVGAVIVIDNRVIARGHNLTEMLNDVTAHAEMQAITAAANFLGGKYLQKCTLYVTLEPCQMCAGALYWSQISNIVYGARDEERGCINLKTKLHPKTIIKGGVMADEASALLKRFFIEKRNLN is encoded by the coding sequence ATGATAGAACCTTTTGATGACACCTATTTTATGAAACGCGCCCTTCAGGAAGCTGAGATTGCTTTTGAGAAAGGTGAAATACCTGTAGGTGCTGTTATTGTTATTGACAATAGAGTTATTGCTAGAGGTCACAATTTAACTGAAATGCTTAATGATGTTACGGCACATGCCGAAATGCAAGCTATTACTGCAGCAGCTAATTTTTTAGGAGGTAAATATCTTCAAAAATGTACGTTGTATGTAACTTTAGAGCCTTGCCAAATGTGTGCAGGGGCTTTGTATTGGAGTCAGATTTCTAATATTGTTTATGGTGCAAGAGATGAAGAGCGAGGGTGTATTAATTTGAAAACAAAATTACATCCTAAAACCATTATAAAAGGTGGTGTAATGGCTGATGAGGCTTCCGCTCTTTTAAAACGTTTTTTTATTGAAAAGCGGAATTTGAATTAA
- a CDS encoding chloride channel protein: MPSNSKSLLFKFLIWKYKHISERQFVYILSILVGFLAGMGTVVLKNLTHYIQLLFELNFFKNYQNTLYFIFPIIGLLLVYIIKQIWLKKHIGHGISSTLHAISKLNGIIPRYNIYASLITAPLTAGFGGSVGLQGPAVSVGAALGSNAAQLFHMNTKTRMLLIGCAATGAMASMFKAPIAAIVFAVEIFSLDIAFASLVPLLLASISAVVTSYMFLGTDVLLRFELIDKFEVNDIALYAVLGLVTALASVYFSKVFFAITNFFNQFKSRAIRLLIGGLAIGTILYFIPPLYGEGYGIMNNLLKGDHLAAIGTTPFNFDLSNIWIVIGLLIGIAVFKAIAMTTTFGAGGVGGLFIPTLVMGSALGNAFAKIINNIGFGLQVSESNFTLIGMTGLMAGVLHAPLTAIFLIAEITGGYELFLPLMIVSAISFTITKHYISHSIYTLKLAKRGELMTHDKDQNVLMVMDIDKVIETNFVILKPEMLLGDILKNAVSKSSRNHFPVVNDEQEFLGVIRLDDIRHIMFNSDLYDNVDAASLMHADAGIIDYNKDSMKQIMDKFKTSGAWNLPVIKNGKYFGYISKSKLLTAYRRQLINFTK; this comes from the coding sequence ATGCCATCTAATTCCAAAAGCCTTTTATTCAAATTTTTAATTTGGAAATATAAACATATTTCCGAGCGTCAATTTGTTTACATACTTAGCATATTAGTTGGTTTTTTAGCTGGTATGGGCACAGTAGTACTTAAAAACCTAACGCATTACATTCAATTACTTTTTGAATTAAATTTTTTTAAAAACTACCAAAACACCTTGTACTTTATTTTTCCAATAATTGGATTGCTTTTGGTTTATATAATAAAACAAATCTGGTTAAAAAAACATATTGGTCATGGTATTTCATCAACTCTGCATGCTATTTCTAAACTAAATGGCATCATTCCAAGATATAATATTTATGCGTCTTTAATTACAGCTCCCTTAACAGCTGGTTTTGGTGGATCGGTAGGTTTACAAGGTCCCGCAGTAAGTGTAGGTGCTGCTTTGGGCTCTAATGCGGCACAATTATTTCACATGAATACCAAAACCAGAATGTTGTTAATAGGTTGCGCAGCTACTGGAGCTATGGCATCCATGTTTAAAGCGCCTATTGCAGCAATTGTGTTTGCTGTTGAAATATTTAGCTTAGATATTGCTTTTGCGTCTTTAGTACCTCTTTTATTAGCATCAATTTCAGCAGTTGTAACATCTTATATGTTTTTAGGAACAGATGTTTTACTTAGATTTGAATTAATTGACAAATTCGAAGTCAACGACATTGCCTTATACGCAGTACTTGGCTTAGTCACAGCATTGGCTTCTGTCTATTTCTCAAAAGTATTTTTTGCCATTACTAACTTTTTTAATCAATTTAAAAGTCGTGCCATACGGTTATTAATTGGAGGCTTAGCCATAGGTACTATACTATATTTTATACCACCTCTTTACGGTGAGGGTTATGGTATTATGAATAATCTTTTAAAAGGAGATCATTTAGCTGCCATAGGAACAACACCTTTCAATTTTGATTTATCAAATATATGGATTGTTATTGGGCTGCTAATTGGCATTGCTGTTTTTAAAGCTATTGCCATGACAACTACTTTTGGTGCTGGCGGTGTAGGCGGTTTATTTATTCCGACACTGGTGATGGGAAGCGCTCTTGGAAACGCTTTTGCTAAAATAATTAATAATATTGGATTCGGTCTTCAAGTATCAGAATCCAACTTTACACTAATAGGAATGACGGGCCTAATGGCAGGAGTTTTACACGCCCCGTTAACAGCTATTTTCCTTATTGCAGAAATAACTGGCGGTTACGAACTATTCCTACCACTTATGATTGTATCAGCCATTTCATTTACCATTACAAAACACTATATATCGCACTCCATTTACACATTAAAACTTGCTAAACGCGGCGAACTCATGACCCACGATAAAGACCAAAATGTACTCATGGTTATGGATATTGATAAAGTAATTGAAACCAATTTTGTTATATTAAAACCAGAGATGCTACTTGGAGATATTTTAAAAAACGCCGTTTCAAAATCTTCTAGAAATCATTTTCCTGTCGTAAATGATGAACAAGAGTTTTTAGGCGTTATTCGACTTGATGACATTAGGCACATTATGTTTAATTCTGACTTATATGATAATGTTGACGCTGCCAGCCTGATGCATGCTGATGCAGGTATCATTGATTACAATAAGGATTCTATGAAACAAATCATGGATAAATTTAAAACCAGTGGTGCTTGGAATTTACCCGTTATAAAAAATGGCAAATATTTTGGCTATATTTCAAAATCAAAATTATTAACTGCTTACAGGCGTCAACTAATTAATTTTACTAAATAA
- a CDS encoding chloride channel protein — protein MPKQTILKQILIWRAKHISHRQFVYILSIIIGFTSGLGAVVLKNLTHFIQHVLEGKLINEYHHAFLFLFPILGLTLVYFIIKYVIRNKVSHGIPSTLYAISKRKGIMKQYQMFGSILTAPLTVGFGGSVGLEGPTVATGAAIGSNISRMFHLNQTSRTLLIGCASAGAMSAIFKAPIAAIIFAIEVFSLDLTIASMLPLLLASLSAILTSYFFFGDDILLPFRIEDKFVISDAPFYILLGIIAAFVSIYFTEVYDRIQKLFDKLDSPIKKLVVGGIGIGILVFLIPPLYGEGFDVINNLIVGNPEKALKNNLFQMDLNNIWVVVLLLIGLMLFKIIASSLTFGAGGVGGIFAPTLFMGSIMGYCMSKIVNNCGLFNSPISESNFTLVGMAGLLAGVLHAPLTAIFLIAELTGGYELFIPLMLTATISFSITKYFKPHSVYNMELGRKGELITHDKDHAVLTLMDIDKVIETNFIIIRPEMTLEEIIHKAVVKSNRNIFPVVKKDTHKLQGIILLDDLRPIMFDQSLYKEVVATDVMQKPPEVINLDTDKMTDIMKKFQDSSAWNLPVKKNGIYFGFISKSKLLTAYRRQLITLQNNS, from the coding sequence ATGCCTAAACAAACAATATTAAAACAAATTTTAATCTGGAGAGCTAAGCATATTTCTCATAGGCAATTTGTATATATACTAAGTATAATAATTGGTTTCACTTCAGGTCTTGGCGCTGTTGTTCTAAAAAATTTAACACACTTTATTCAGCATGTACTAGAAGGTAAATTAATTAACGAATACCATCATGCATTCTTATTTCTATTCCCTATTTTAGGACTAACACTTGTTTATTTTATTATTAAATATGTTATTAGAAACAAAGTAAGCCACGGTATTCCATCAACGCTTTATGCCATTTCTAAACGAAAGGGTATCATGAAGCAATACCAAATGTTCGGTTCTATCTTAACCGCTCCTCTTACCGTTGGTTTTGGAGGATCTGTAGGGTTAGAAGGTCCTACCGTTGCAACAGGAGCAGCTATAGGTTCAAACATTTCGAGAATGTTTCATTTAAATCAAACATCTCGAACACTTTTAATTGGTTGTGCCTCTGCAGGAGCTATGTCTGCCATATTTAAAGCTCCTATTGCTGCTATCATTTTTGCTATAGAAGTGTTTAGTTTAGACTTAACAATAGCTTCTATGCTTCCGCTTTTGTTAGCATCACTTTCTGCTATTTTAACTTCTTATTTTTTCTTTGGAGACGATATTTTACTACCATTTAGAATTGAAGATAAATTTGTTATTTCAGACGCCCCTTTTTATATTTTATTAGGTATTATCGCGGCATTTGTTTCTATTTATTTTACTGAAGTATATGATAGAATTCAGAAACTTTTCGACAAACTAGATTCGCCTATAAAAAAACTAGTTGTTGGTGGTATTGGTATTGGAATACTTGTTTTTTTAATTCCGCCATTATACGGTGAAGGGTTTGATGTTATAAATAATTTAATTGTTGGTAACCCAGAAAAAGCTTTAAAGAACAATTTATTTCAAATGGATTTAAACAACATTTGGGTTGTTGTTCTACTTTTAATAGGACTCATGCTTTTTAAAATTATAGCCAGTTCCTTGACCTTTGGTGCAGGTGGTGTAGGAGGTATTTTCGCACCAACGCTGTTTATGGGAAGTATTATGGGGTATTGTATGTCTAAAATAGTAAATAACTGTGGATTATTTAACAGCCCTATTTCCGAAAGTAATTTTACATTAGTTGGTATGGCAGGTTTATTAGCTGGGGTTTTACACGCTCCCCTAACAGCTATTTTCTTAATTGCAGAACTTACTGGCGGATACGAACTTTTTATCCCGTTAATGCTTACAGCAACCATATCGTTTAGTATTACTAAATATTTCAAACCGCATTCGGTTTATAATATGGAACTAGGTAGAAAAGGTGAATTGATAACACACGATAAAGACCATGCTGTTTTAACATTAATGGACATAGATAAAGTTATAGAAACAAATTTTATAATCATAAGACCAGAAATGACCTTAGAAGAAATTATACATAAAGCTGTTGTAAAATCTAATCGAAATATCTTTCCAGTAGTAAAAAAAGACACTCATAAATTGCAAGGTATTATTCTTTTAGATGATTTAAGACCCATTATGTTCGATCAATCTTTATACAAAGAAGTTGTAGCTACCGATGTGATGCAAAAACCACCTGAAGTCATAAATCTGGACACTGATAAAATGACCGACATTATGAAAAAGTTCCAAGACAGTAGCGCATGGAATTTACCTGTTAAAAAGAACGGAATTTATTTTGGTTTCATTTCTAAGTCTAAGTTATTAACAGCGTACAGACGTCAATTAATTACACTACAGAATAATTCGTAA